In one window of Caballeronia sp. TF1N1 DNA:
- a CDS encoding indolepyruvate ferredoxin oxidoreductase family protein: MNAPLDAEQRASLEAALKSVTLDDKYTLERGRAYMSGIQALVRLPMLQQERDKAAGLNTAGFISGYRGSPLGGLDQSLWKAKKHLAGHQVVFQPGVNEDLAATAVWGSQQVNLYPSAKYDGVFSMWYGKGPGVDRTGDVFKHGNSAGSATHGGVLVLAGDDHAAKSSTLAHQSEHIFKACGLPVLFPSNVQEYLDFGLHGWAMSRYSGLWVAMKCVTDVVESSASVDIDPHRTKIVIPTDFAMPDGGLNIRWPDPPLVQEARLLDYKWYAALAYVRANKLDRVEIDSPNARFGIMTAGKAYLDVRQALTDLGLDDATCAQIGIRLYKVGCVWPLEAQGAHEFARGLDEILVVEEKRQILEYAIKEELYNWPDAQRPRVFGKFDEKDGAGGEWSVPMGNWLLPAHYELSPAIIAKAIATRLDKFDLPADVRAGIAARIAVIEAKEKALARPRVEVERKPWFCSGCPHNTSTNVPEGSRAMAGIGCHYMTVWMDRSTSTFSQMGGEGVAWVGQAPFTNDKHVFANLGDGTYFHSGLLAIRAAIAAKVNITYKILYNDAVAMTGGQPVDGVLTVPQITHQLAAEGAARIVIVTDQPEKYTPSTGLAPGIDVHHRDELDDIQRQLREIPGTSILIYDQTCATEKRRRRKRGAFPDPAKRVVINEAVCEGCGDCSVKSNCLSVEPLDTEYGTKRQINQSSCNKDYSCLNGFCPSFVTVEGGQLKKPKATTVEAGGMPALPAPDLPDIGRPYGVLVTGVGGTGVVTIGALLGMAAHLEQKGVTVLDVTGLAQKGGAVMSHVQIANRPGDIHATRIAMGEADLVIGCDAIVTASDECGSRMQPDHTRVVVNSAQTPTAAFIKDPNWRFPGASAEADIRAAAGEHVALVDANRFAVALMGDAIYTNPFVLGYAWQKGWVPLRHESLVRAIELNAVQVEKNLAAFEWGRRAAHDLDSLRKLTEAQRGSAPEGAGKIIALHTPKALDALIDKRLDYLAKYQNTAYATRYGRLVASVRAAEAELGVGDGQYQLTEAVAKNLHKLMAYKDEYEVARLYADPAFLDKVKNSFEGDWKIKFHLAPPSMSKKDQHGHLVKKQYGPWMMSAMRGLAKLKFLRGTALDPFGRIEERKMERALIVEYEALVKELIGGLTPQKLALAIELANLPDSMRGYGHVKDNNVKAARIKWNALLTRWRNNEGGQARQVA; encoded by the coding sequence ATGAACGCCCCGCTAGACGCAGAACAAAGAGCTTCGCTAGAAGCCGCACTCAAATCCGTCACGCTAGACGACAAATACACGCTGGAACGCGGCCGCGCCTATATGAGCGGCATCCAGGCGCTGGTGCGTCTGCCGATGCTGCAGCAAGAGCGCGACAAAGCCGCTGGCCTTAACACCGCTGGATTCATTTCCGGTTATCGCGGGTCGCCGCTCGGCGGACTCGACCAGTCGCTCTGGAAGGCGAAAAAGCATCTCGCCGGACATCAGGTCGTGTTTCAGCCCGGCGTCAACGAAGACCTCGCGGCCACCGCCGTTTGGGGCTCGCAACAGGTCAACCTGTACCCGAGCGCCAAATACGACGGCGTCTTCTCGATGTGGTATGGCAAGGGTCCGGGCGTCGACCGCACCGGCGATGTCTTCAAACACGGCAATTCGGCTGGTTCGGCGACGCACGGCGGCGTGCTCGTGCTCGCTGGTGACGACCACGCCGCGAAGTCATCGACGCTCGCGCATCAATCCGAACACATTTTCAAGGCGTGCGGCCTGCCGGTTCTGTTTCCGTCGAACGTGCAGGAATATCTCGACTTCGGCCTGCACGGCTGGGCGATGAGCCGCTACTCCGGCCTCTGGGTCGCGATGAAATGCGTGACCGACGTGGTGGAATCGTCGGCGTCGGTGGATATCGATCCGCATCGCACGAAGATCGTGATTCCGACCGATTTCGCCATGCCCGACGGCGGCCTGAACATTCGCTGGCCCGATCCGCCGCTCGTGCAGGAAGCGCGTCTGCTCGACTACAAGTGGTACGCCGCGCTCGCCTACGTGCGCGCGAACAAGCTGGACCGCGTGGAAATCGATTCGCCCAACGCACGCTTCGGCATCATGACGGCGGGCAAGGCGTATCTCGACGTGCGTCAGGCGTTGACCGATCTCGGTCTCGACGACGCCACCTGCGCGCAAATCGGCATTCGTCTCTATAAGGTCGGCTGCGTGTGGCCGCTCGAAGCGCAAGGCGCGCACGAATTCGCGCGCGGTCTCGACGAGATTCTGGTGGTCGAGGAAAAACGCCAGATTCTCGAATACGCGATCAAGGAAGAGTTGTACAACTGGCCCGATGCGCAACGTCCGCGCGTCTTCGGCAAGTTCGACGAGAAAGACGGTGCAGGCGGCGAATGGTCCGTGCCGATGGGCAACTGGCTGCTGCCCGCGCACTACGAACTCTCGCCGGCGATCATCGCGAAGGCCATTGCGACGCGTCTCGACAAGTTCGATCTGCCCGCCGATGTACGCGCGGGCATCGCGGCGCGCATTGCCGTGATCGAGGCGAAAGAGAAAGCGCTCGCGCGTCCGCGTGTGGAAGTGGAGCGCAAGCCGTGGTTCTGCTCGGGCTGTCCGCACAACACGTCGACGAACGTGCCTGAAGGCTCGCGCGCGATGGCGGGAATCGGCTGCCACTACATGACGGTGTGGATGGACCGCAGCACGAGCACGTTCAGTCAGATGGGCGGCGAAGGCGTCGCGTGGGTCGGCCAGGCGCCATTCACGAACGACAAGCATGTCTTCGCCAATCTCGGCGACGGCACCTACTTCCACTCCGGCCTGCTCGCCATTCGCGCGGCGATCGCGGCGAAGGTGAACATCACCTACAAGATTCTTTATAACGACGCCGTCGCGATGACCGGCGGCCAACCCGTCGACGGCGTGCTGACCGTGCCGCAGATCACGCATCAGCTCGCGGCGGAAGGCGCGGCGCGCATCGTCATCGTCACGGATCAGCCCGAGAAGTACACGCCGAGCACGGGACTCGCGCCGGGCATCGACGTGCATCATCGCGATGAACTCGACGACATTCAGCGGCAACTACGCGAGATTCCCGGCACGTCCATCCTGATCTACGACCAAACCTGCGCGACCGAAAAGCGCCGCCGCAGAAAACGCGGCGCGTTTCCCGATCCGGCGAAGCGCGTGGTGATCAACGAAGCGGTCTGCGAAGGTTGCGGCGACTGTTCGGTGAAGTCGAACTGCCTTTCGGTCGAACCGCTCGATACCGAGTACGGCACGAAGCGGCAGATCAATCAGTCGAGCTGCAACAAGGACTATTCGTGTCTGAACGGCTTTTGCCCGAGTTTCGTCACGGTCGAAGGCGGTCAGTTGAAGAAGCCGAAGGCGACGACTGTCGAAGCCGGCGGCATGCCGGCCCTGCCCGCGCCTGACCTGCCGGATATCGGCCGGCCATATGGCGTGCTGGTGACGGGCGTCGGCGGCACGGGCGTCGTGACCATCGGCGCGCTGCTTGGCATGGCGGCGCATCTGGAGCAGAAAGGCGTGACCGTGCTCGACGTCACCGGCCTCGCGCAGAAAGGCGGCGCGGTGATGAGCCACGTGCAGATCGCCAACCGTCCGGGCGATATTCACGCAACGCGCATTGCCATGGGCGAGGCGGATCTCGTCATCGGTTGCGATGCGATCGTCACCGCCAGCGACGAATGCGGCTCGCGCATGCAGCCGGATCACACGCGCGTGGTCGTGAACAGCGCGCAGACGCCGACCGCTGCGTTCATCAAGGACCCGAACTGGCGCTTTCCCGGCGCGAGCGCGGAAGCCGATATCCGTGCGGCGGCGGGCGAACATGTCGCGCTCGTCGATGCCAACCGCTTCGCCGTCGCGCTGATGGGCGACGCCATCTACACGAATCCGTTCGTGCTCGGCTACGCATGGCAAAAAGGCTGGGTGCCGTTGCGGCATGAATCGCTCGTGCGCGCGATCGAATTGAACGCCGTACAGGTCGAAAAGAATCTGGCCGCGTTCGAATGGGGCCGTCGCGCCGCGCACGATCTCGACTCGCTACGCAAGCTGACCGAAGCGCAACGCGGCAGCGCACCGGAAGGCGCGGGCAAGATCATCGCGCTGCACACGCCGAAGGCGCTCGACGCGCTCATCGACAAGCGCCTCGACTATCTTGCGAAGTATCAGAACACCGCGTATGCAACGCGTTATGGCCGACTCGTCGCGTCGGTGCGTGCCGCCGAGGCGGAACTCGGCGTCGGCGATGGCCAGTATCAATTGACCGAAGCCGTCGCGAAGAATCTGCACAAGCTGATGGCGTACAAGGACGAGTACGAAGTCGCGCGTCTCTATGCGGACCCCGCTTTTCTCGACAAGGTGAAGAACAGTTTCGAAGGCGACTGGAAGATCAAGTTCCATCTCGCGCCGCCGAGCATGTCGAAGAAGGACCAGCACGGCCATCTGGTGAAAAAGCAATATGGCCCGTGGATGATGTCCGCCATGCGCGGGCTCGCGAAGCTCAAGTTTCTGCGCGGCACGGCGCTCGATCCGTTCGGCAGAATCGAGGAGCGGAAGATGGAGCGCGCGCTGATCGTGGAATACGAGGCGCTGGTGAAGGAGCTGATCGGTGGATTGACGCCGCAGAAGCTGGCGCTTGCCATCGAACTGGCGAATCTGCCGGATTCGATGCGCGGTTACGGCCACGTGAAGGACAACAACGTGAAGGCGGCGCGGATCAAGTGGAATGCGCTGCTGACGCGGTGGAGAAACAACGAGGGCGGTCAGGCGCGACAGGTAGCGTAA
- a CDS encoding NADP-dependent malic enzyme, with protein MDEQLKQSALAYHQYPRPGKISVTPTKPLSNQLDLSLAYSPGVAAACMAIFDEPLDAQKYTSRANLVGVVTNGTAVLGLGNIGPLAAKPVMEGKGCLFKKFAGIDVFDIELDETDPDKLVDAIAMLEPTLGGINLEDIKAPECFYIEKKLRERMKIPVFHDDQHGTAIIASAAILNGLKVVGKKLDEIKLVCSGAGAAAIACLDLLVDLGLKKSNTLVVDSKGVIYEGRGNLDVSKERYQATTDARTLADAIDQADVFLGCSSAGVLKPEMVKVMADKPLILALANPEPEIRPEEAKKVRPDCIIATGRSDYPNQVNNVLCFPFIFRGALDVGATTITEEMKLACVRAIAELAEETDQGDEVAKAYEGHSLEFGPEYLIPKPFDPRLIIKIAPAVAQAAMDSGVATRPIQDMDAYRETLGATVYRTGMVMRPVFVAAKAAPARIAFAEGEDERVLRAAQFVLLEKIAKPIIIGRPAVVEMRLQKMGSKLKPGVDFEIVNPEDDPRYQKSWQAYHEIAAREGVTPESAKAALRKFNTLIGAILVHTGDADGMICGLIDTYQDHLKFIDQVLGKSEGANNFAAMNLLMLQGRNLFISDTYVNETPTPEQLADMTILAAREIERFGISPKVALVSNSNFGSVPSASSKRMAEARKLIAERAPDLEVDGEMHGDAALSEAVRKASFPGTTLTGEANLLIMPNVEAANITYNLLKMVSGEGVTVGPFLLGAAKPVHILTPAATVRRIINMTAVASANAKVANNK; from the coding sequence ATGGACGAACAACTGAAGCAAAGCGCTCTCGCGTATCACCAATATCCGCGTCCGGGCAAGATCTCCGTCACGCCGACCAAACCGCTTTCCAATCAGCTGGATTTATCGCTTGCGTATTCGCCGGGTGTGGCCGCCGCATGCATGGCGATCTTCGACGAACCGCTCGACGCGCAGAAATACACCTCGCGCGCGAATCTCGTCGGCGTGGTGACGAACGGCACGGCGGTGCTCGGCCTCGGCAACATCGGTCCGCTCGCGGCCAAGCCGGTGATGGAAGGAAAAGGGTGTCTGTTCAAGAAGTTCGCGGGCATCGACGTGTTCGACATCGAGCTCGACGAGACCGATCCCGACAAGCTCGTCGATGCAATCGCCATGCTCGAACCGACGCTCGGTGGCATCAACCTCGAAGACATCAAGGCGCCGGAATGCTTCTATATCGAGAAGAAGCTGCGCGAGCGCATGAAGATCCCCGTTTTCCATGACGATCAGCACGGCACGGCGATCATCGCGTCGGCGGCAATTCTCAACGGCCTGAAAGTGGTCGGCAAGAAGCTCGACGAAATCAAGCTCGTCTGTTCGGGCGCGGGCGCAGCCGCTATCGCGTGTCTGGACTTGCTCGTCGATCTGGGCTTGAAGAAGTCGAACACGCTCGTCGTCGATTCGAAGGGCGTGATCTACGAAGGGCGCGGCAACCTCGATGTGTCGAAGGAGCGCTATCAGGCGACCACCGACGCGCGTACGCTCGCCGATGCCATCGATCAGGCCGACGTTTTCCTTGGTTGTTCGAGCGCGGGCGTGCTCAAGCCCGAGATGGTCAAGGTGATGGCCGACAAGCCGCTGATTCTCGCGCTTGCCAATCCCGAGCCGGAAATTCGTCCGGAGGAAGCGAAGAAGGTGCGGCCGGACTGCATCATCGCGACTGGCCGTTCGGACTATCCGAATCAGGTCAACAACGTGCTGTGCTTCCCGTTCATCTTCCGTGGCGCGCTGGACGTGGGCGCCACGACCATTACCGAAGAGATGAAGCTCGCGTGCGTGCGCGCGATCGCCGAACTCGCGGAAGAAACCGACCAGGGCGATGAAGTCGCGAAAGCCTACGAAGGCCATTCGCTCGAATTCGGCCCGGAATATCTGATCCCGAAACCGTTCGATCCGCGACTCATCATCAAGATTGCGCCGGCCGTGGCGCAGGCCGCGATGGATTCGGGCGTGGCGACGCGTCCGATTCAGGACATGGACGCGTATCGCGAGACGCTCGGCGCGACGGTGTATCGCACCGGCATGGTGATGCGGCCGGTGTTCGTGGCGGCGAAGGCTGCGCCCGCGCGCATCGCGTTTGCGGAAGGTGAAGACGAGCGCGTGCTGCGCGCCGCGCAGTTCGTGTTGCTGGAGAAGATCGCGAAGCCGATCATCATCGGCCGGCCGGCTGTCGTCGAAATGCGTCTGCAGAAGATGGGCTCGAAGCTCAAGCCTGGCGTCGATTTCGAGATCGTGAACCCGGAAGACGATCCGCGTTATCAAAAGAGCTGGCAGGCGTATCACGAAATCGCCGCGCGTGAAGGCGTGACGCCCGAAAGCGCGAAGGCCGCGCTGCGCAAGTTCAACACGCTGATCGGCGCGATCCTGGTTCATACCGGCGACGCCGACGGCATGATCTGCGGTCTCATCGACACGTATCAGGATCACCTCAAGTTCATCGATCAGGTGTTGGGCAAGTCCGAAGGCGCAAACAACTTCGCGGCGATGAATCTGCTGATGCTGCAAGGGCGCAATCTCTTCATCAGCGATACCTACGTCAACGAAACGCCAACGCCCGAGCAGCTTGCCGACATGACGATTCTCGCCGCGCGCGAGATCGAGCGCTTCGGCATTTCGCCGAAGGTGGCGCTGGTGTCGAACTCGAACTTCGGCAGCGTGCCGAGCGCGTCGAGCAAGCGGATGGCCGAAGCACGCAAGCTGATCGCCGAACGCGCGCCGGACCTCGAAGTCGATGGCGAAATGCACGGCGACGCCGCGTTGTCGGAAGCGGTACGCAAGGCTTCGTTCCCCGGCACGACGCTCACCGGCGAAGCGAACCTGCTCATCATGCCGAACGTGGAAGCCGCGAACATCACGTACAACCTGCTCAAGATGGTGAGCGGCGAGGGCGTGACGGTCGGACCGTTCCTGCTGGGCGCGGCAAAGCCCGTGCACATCCTGACGCCGGCCGCGACCGTGCGACGGATCATCAATATGACGGCGGTGGCTTCGGCGAACGCGAAGGTGGCAAATAACAAGTAA
- a CDS encoding MFS transporter — protein MTPASPSVDTPNHRHPLHALIASILGYAMDGFDLLILGFMLPAIAVDLHLTPAQAGSLVTWTLAGAVAGGVVFGMLSDYFGRVRMLTWTILLFAVFTGLCALARGYGDLLVYRTIAGIGLGGEFGIGMALVAEAWPARLRARVSSYVGLGWQLGVLAAALLTPLLLPMIGWRGMFAVGLLPAVASFFVRRKVAEPVLFTERRAKHAPRKLPLGRLFDTARTTRASLGVIVLCSVQNFGYYGLMIWLPSYLSKTFGYSLTKSGLWTAVTVLGMALGIWLFGVAADRFGRKPAFLFYQIGAVAMVFVYSNLTSPGALLVGGAVMGVFVNGMIGGYGALIYEIYPTEARATAQNVLFNIGRAVGGLGPVVVGALAAKYSFATALALLASIYLLDIFATLFLIPEKRGAELD, from the coding sequence ATGACTCCCGCTTCCCCTTCCGTCGATACCCCGAATCACCGCCACCCGCTGCACGCGCTCATCGCTTCCATTCTCGGCTATGCGATGGATGGCTTCGATCTCCTGATCCTCGGCTTCATGCTGCCCGCGATCGCCGTGGATCTGCACCTCACGCCCGCGCAGGCAGGGTCGCTCGTCACGTGGACGCTGGCCGGCGCGGTCGCGGGCGGCGTGGTGTTCGGCATGCTCTCCGATTACTTCGGCCGTGTGCGCATGCTGACCTGGACCATTCTCCTGTTCGCCGTCTTCACCGGCCTGTGCGCGCTTGCAAGAGGATACGGCGACTTGCTGGTCTATCGCACCATCGCGGGCATTGGGCTGGGCGGGGAGTTCGGCATTGGCATGGCGCTCGTCGCCGAGGCATGGCCGGCTCGGCTGCGGGCGCGCGTGTCCTCGTATGTCGGGCTTGGCTGGCAACTCGGCGTGCTTGCCGCCGCGCTTCTCACGCCGCTTTTGCTGCCGATGATCGGCTGGCGCGGCATGTTCGCCGTCGGCTTGTTGCCGGCGGTCGCGTCGTTCTTCGTGCGGCGCAAGGTCGCCGAACCCGTGCTCTTCACGGAACGTCGCGCGAAGCACGCGCCGCGCAAGCTGCCGCTCGGACGTCTCTTCGACACCGCGCGCACGACGCGTGCGAGCCTCGGCGTGATCGTGCTGTGCTCGGTGCAGAATTTCGGCTATTACGGGCTGATGATCTGGCTGCCCAGTTATCTATCCAAGACCTTCGGCTATTCGCTCACGAAGTCGGGTCTCTGGACCGCCGTCACCGTGCTCGGCATGGCGCTCGGCATCTGGCTCTTCGGCGTTGCGGCCGACCGCTTCGGCCGCAAGCCCGCGTTTCTCTTCTATCAGATCGGCGCGGTGGCAATGGTCTTCGTCTATTCGAACTTGACGAGCCCCGGCGCGTTGCTGGTAGGCGGCGCGGTCATGGGCGTGTTCGTCAACGGAATGATCGGCGGTTACGGCGCGCTCATCTACGAAATCTATCCGACCGAGGCGCGCGCCACCGCGCAAAACGTGCTGTTCAATATCGGCCGCGCGGTCGGCGGACTGGGTCCGGTCGTGGTTGGCGCGCTTGCCGCGAAGTATTCGTTCGCGACTGCGCTCGCCTTGCTGGCATCGATCTATTTACTCGATATATTTGCCACGCTCTTTCTCATTCCCGAAAAACGCGGCGCCGAACTCGACTGA
- a CDS encoding orotate phosphoribosyltransferase: MTGFDRQTISDTTAKILLEVQAVHFNAEKPYIFTSGWASPVYIDCRKLISYPRVRRGLMEMAEATILRDVGYEQIDAVAGGETAGIPFAAWLADRLMVPMQYVRKKPKGFGRNAQIEGLLTEGQRVLLVEDLTTDSRSKINFINALRTAGATVNDCFVLFHYNIFKESVSVLKDIDVNLHALATWWDVLRVAKEQGYFESKTLDEVEKFLHAPAEWSAAHGGATAAPQ, from the coding sequence ATGACAGGCTTCGATCGCCAGACGATCTCCGACACCACCGCCAAGATTTTGCTCGAAGTACAGGCGGTGCACTTCAACGCGGAAAAACCGTATATCTTCACGTCCGGCTGGGCGAGCCCGGTGTATATCGACTGCCGCAAGCTGATTTCCTATCCGCGTGTGCGTCGCGGTCTGATGGAAATGGCCGAGGCGACCATTCTGCGCGACGTCGGCTACGAACAAATCGACGCGGTTGCAGGCGGCGAGACGGCGGGTATTCCTTTCGCGGCGTGGCTGGCGGATCGCCTGATGGTGCCGATGCAATACGTTCGCAAGAAGCCCAAGGGTTTTGGTCGCAACGCGCAGATCGAAGGTCTTCTGACCGAAGGCCAGCGCGTGCTGCTGGTGGAAGACCTGACCACCGACAGCCGCAGCAAGATCAACTTCATCAATGCGCTGCGCACGGCCGGCGCAACGGTGAACGACTGCTTCGTGCTCTTTCACTACAACATCTTCAAAGAGAGCGTGTCAGTGCTGAAGGATATCGACGTGAATCTGCACGCGCTCGCGACGTGGTGGGACGTGCTGCGCGTCGCCAAGGAACAAGGCTATTTCGAATCGAAGACGCTGGATGAGGTCGAGAAATTCCTGCACGCGCCTGCCGAATGGTCGGCGGCACACGGCGGAGCGACGGCTGCGCCGCAATAA
- a CDS encoding response regulator encodes MSQRIKVIIADDHPVILFGATQALNKFPEVDVIGQAKQSTELIQLLQKSHCDVLVTDLAMPGGSYGDGMPLLGYIGRQFPRVKLVVLTMLENPALLKRLREVGVMSIINKADDMNHIGWAIQHVMRGQEYLGPSVKAALDSMGMSGSGQQRSVILSKRELEVVRLFVSGMTITEIAGQLRRSIKTISTQKNTAMRKLGIERDSELFQYAQSNGLMNLSAYSGDGSVEDVPIPDSN; translated from the coding sequence ATGAGCCAGCGAATAAAAGTCATCATTGCAGACGATCATCCGGTCATCTTGTTCGGCGCCACTCAGGCGCTCAACAAGTTTCCGGAGGTCGACGTCATTGGTCAGGCCAAGCAATCCACCGAGCTTATTCAATTGCTGCAAAAATCGCATTGCGACGTTCTCGTAACCGATCTTGCAATGCCGGGCGGCTCTTATGGCGATGGCATGCCGCTGCTCGGCTATATCGGCAGGCAATTTCCCCGGGTAAAACTCGTTGTCCTGACCATGCTCGAAAACCCGGCCTTGCTCAAACGTCTGCGCGAAGTCGGTGTCATGTCGATCATCAACAAAGCCGACGACATGAACCATATCGGCTGGGCAATTCAGCACGTCATGCGCGGTCAGGAGTATCTCGGGCCATCGGTCAAGGCGGCGCTCGACAGCATGGGAATGAGCGGAAGCGGTCAGCAACGCAGCGTGATTCTTTCCAAGCGTGAACTCGAAGTGGTGCGGCTCTTCGTCTCGGGCATGACGATCACTGAAATAGCGGGGCAATTGCGGCGCAGTATTAAAACCATCAGCACGCAAAAGAACACCGCTATGCGCAAACTGGGTATCGAGCGAGATTCCGAATTGTTTCAGTATGCACAAAGTAATGGCTTGATGAATCTCTCGGCATATTCGGGCGACGGTTCCGTGGAAGACGTGCCCATTCCAGATTCAAATTAG
- a CDS encoding YbhB/YbcL family Raf kinase inhibitor-like protein, with protein MPQDAVAEPAFTVSSVDLVPGKPVSRDLLFNESDCKGGNRSPQLSWHGAPTDTRSFAITVFDPDAPGRGWWHWAVAGIPAGVTHIPANASAAGALRKMSAVEARNDWDTDGYGGPCPPPGKAHRYIVTVYALRSDDLRLRQGTPALMFEHEIRTVSIASAQLTFTYGR; from the coding sequence ATGCCACAAGACGCCGTGGCAGAACCGGCATTCACCGTTTCAAGCGTCGACTTAGTTCCGGGAAAGCCGGTTTCGCGCGATCTTCTTTTCAATGAATCCGACTGCAAGGGCGGCAATCGCTCACCGCAGCTTTCATGGCACGGCGCGCCCACCGATACGCGCAGTTTTGCGATCACCGTATTCGATCCTGACGCCCCTGGCCGCGGCTGGTGGCATTGGGCCGTCGCCGGCATTCCGGCGGGTGTGACGCATATACCGGCCAATGCGAGCGCCGCCGGCGCGCTGCGCAAAATGAGCGCGGTGGAAGCCCGCAACGACTGGGACACCGACGGTTACGGCGGTCCGTGCCCTCCGCCTGGCAAGGCGCACCGCTATATCGTGACGGTGTATGCGCTGCGCAGCGACGACCTGCGACTGCGGCAAGGTACGCCCGCGCTGATGTTCGAACACGAAATCCGCACGGTAAGCATCGCTTCGGCGCAGTTGACGTTCACTTACGGCCGGTAA
- a CDS encoding flavodoxin family protein — translation MSNIIIVYHSGYGHTKKAAEAVLAGATDAGANAKLIAVGDLDDAAWADLDAADAIVFGSPTYMGGPSADFKKFADASSKPWFAQKWKDKIAAGFTNSATMNGDKFLTISYFVTLAMQHGMIWAGTGMMPSNTKAATRNDLNFVGGSTGLLTQSPADASPDEAPPPGDLESARVFGARIAAVTARWTGK, via the coding sequence ATGTCGAACATCATCATCGTTTATCACAGCGGCTACGGCCACACGAAGAAAGCCGCCGAAGCCGTGCTGGCCGGCGCCACGGACGCAGGCGCCAACGCCAAACTGATCGCAGTCGGCGATCTCGACGACGCCGCCTGGGCCGACCTGGATGCCGCCGACGCCATCGTCTTCGGCTCGCCGACGTACATGGGCGGCCCGTCCGCCGACTTCAAGAAATTCGCCGACGCCAGTTCCAAACCCTGGTTCGCGCAAAAATGGAAAGACAAGATCGCGGCTGGCTTCACCAATTCCGCGACCATGAACGGCGACAAGTTCCTGACGATTTCCTACTTCGTCACGCTCGCCATGCAGCACGGCATGATCTGGGCGGGCACCGGCATGATGCCGTCGAACACGAAGGCCGCCACCCGCAACGACCTGAACTTCGTCGGCGGCTCGACCGGGTTGCTGACGCAATCGCCCGCGGATGCATCGCCGGACGAAGCGCCGCCGCCCGGCGATCTCGAAAGCGCCCGCGTTTTTGGCGCGCGAATCGCTGCCGTGACTGCTCGCTGGACCGGCAAGTAA
- the argC gene encoding N-acetyl-gamma-glutamyl-phosphate reductase, whose amino-acid sequence MTTKVFVDGQEGTTGLKIFEYLSGRRDIEVLRIDDTKRKDVEERRRLINASDVTFLCLPDVASRESVSLVDKDNARTVMIDASTAFRTQDDWAYGLPELSRAQRERLRTAKRIAVPGCHASAFVLSVQPLVAGGLVSADFDAHAYSITGYSGGGKKMIAEYEAGGDARLASPRPYALGLTHKHLPEMSVRTGLKRAPIFTPIVGPFLKGLAVTTYFSPDQLARKAKPQDVRDMLAEYYNNEPFVRVLPFDAESNLDNGFFDVQACNDTNRVEIFVFGNEERFVTVARLDNLGKGASGAAIQCMNLAIGADEEAGLTR is encoded by the coding sequence ATGACCACGAAAGTATTTGTCGACGGACAGGAAGGCACCACCGGCCTTAAGATTTTCGAATATCTGTCGGGACGCCGTGACATCGAAGTGCTGCGTATCGACGACACGAAGCGCAAGGACGTCGAGGAACGCCGCCGCCTCATCAACGCATCCGACGTGACCTTTCTGTGCCTGCCGGATGTCGCCTCGCGAGAATCGGTTTCGCTTGTCGACAAGGACAACGCTCGCACCGTCATGATCGACGCCAGCACCGCGTTTCGCACGCAGGACGACTGGGCGTACGGTCTGCCCGAACTGTCGCGCGCGCAGCGGGAACGTCTGCGTACTGCGAAGCGCATCGCCGTACCGGGCTGCCATGCATCGGCGTTCGTACTGTCGGTACAACCGCTCGTCGCGGGCGGTCTCGTATCCGCCGATTTCGACGCGCACGCCTATTCGATCACCGGCTACAGCGGTGGCGGCAAGAAGATGATCGCCGAATACGAAGCCGGCGGCGACGCGCGTCTGGCGAGTCCGCGTCCGTACGCACTCGGCCTCACGCACAAGCATCTGCCGGAAATGTCGGTGCGCACGGGTTTGAAGCGCGCGCCGATCTTTACGCCAATAGTCGGCCCGTTCCTGAAGGGTCTGGCGGTGACGACATATTTCTCCCCCGACCAGCTCGCGCGCAAGGCGAAACCGCAGGACGTGCGCGATATGCTCGCCGAGTACTACAACAACGAGCCGTTCGTGCGCGTGCTTCCGTTCGATGCCGAAAGCAATCTCGACAACGGTTTCTTCGACGTGCAAGCGTGCAACGACACGAACCGTGTCGAGATTTTCGTGTTCGGCAACGAAGAGCGTTTCGTGACCGTGGCGCGGCTCGACAATCTTGGCAAGGGCGCATCCGGCGCGGCGATTCAATGCATGAATCTGGCCATCGGTGCCGACGAGGAAGCCGGGCTCACGCGCTGA
- a CDS encoding response regulator, which translates to MTKRILIADADDDALSGLANLLNGMGHEVALAANGAQAVHVAAQFSPDVVILDIGAPLLDGLAAARDLRRTPTGHAMMLVALTGWGQPQHRELTMDAGFDVHLVKPISSDQLQFILSMTQP; encoded by the coding sequence GTGACGAAGCGCATCCTCATAGCCGACGCCGACGACGACGCCCTGAGCGGTCTCGCCAATCTCCTGAATGGAATGGGGCATGAAGTGGCGCTCGCCGCCAATGGCGCGCAAGCCGTGCACGTGGCCGCGCAGTTTTCGCCGGATGTCGTGATTCTGGATATTGGCGCGCCGCTTTTGGATGGGCTGGCCGCCGCGCGTGATTTGCGCCGCACGCCCACAGGTCACGCGATGATGCTCGTTGCGCTCACGGGTTGGGGGCAGCCGCAACACCGCGAACTAACGATGGATGCGGGCTTCGACGTACATCTCGTGAAGCCAATTTCATCGGATCAACTGCAGTTCATTCTCTCGATGACGCAGCCGTGA